One stretch of Oncorhynchus gorbuscha isolate QuinsamMale2020 ecotype Even-year linkage group LG21, OgorEven_v1.0, whole genome shotgun sequence DNA includes these proteins:
- the LOC124007807 gene encoding uncharacterized protein LOC124007807, whose amino-acid sequence MGAKHSKTCTDTDEDPLITNEVLDEEEVLFNRLDFVLIGGKGAGKSTVGNIILDKKSSFWIFSNKQRVKKINQKITVIRTPGWSQSGLYSSQKKIKRQIQDSVKSFKDGPNAVILVIESTSKESSFNVCEQNILEDLLTKKVWDHTVVLFTKGEKLAEFDLSEQKTKDTFEHLIRKCGNRCHVLYDNKPRKQQNREVIKTLEDMSLKNKYENFYVEQEATDPVRISTKRLMKKIALKGNILNKIRKLYSRLSIENGRSNESLQNEIKKLQEILKQKDEDITRLQSYLNQHSETDFLSLSNIDRQAQTDFLSLSNKDRQTQTDFLSPSNKDRQTQTDCPGLPEENQQKHPLMGEDSNEDTKVERKYWMNEVKERDIEIEQLKTKLGKQASYGTIAKPVNMNGRQDTNGKFFKKHKLALEDRMGLLRPILRLLQERGVLNDEERQEVDNKTNKTLKNQALLEMVLLKGPCAQEQFYQVLREVDPFLVKALEEKTS is encoded by the exons ATGGGAGCCAAACACAGTAAAACATGTACAG ACACTGATGAGGATCCATTAATTACAAATGAAGTGTTAGATGAAGAGG AGGTCCTGTTTAATCGTTTGGATTTTGTGCTTATTGGAGGTAAGGGTGCTGGAAAGAGTACCGTAGGAAACATAATCCTTGACAAGAAGTCCTCTTTCTGGATATTCAGTAATAAACAACGTGTGAAGAAAATAAATCAGAAAATAACTGTGATCCGCACTCCTGGCTGGAGTCAGTCTGGACTCTATAGCAGTCAAAAGAAGATAAAGCGACAGATCCAAGACTCTGTTAAGTCATTTAAAGACGGACCTAATGCTGTCATCTTGGTCATTGAATCCACCTCTAAAGAGTCTAGTTTTAATGTGTGTGAGCAGAATATACTGGAAGATCTGCTTACCAAGAAAGTATGGGATCATACTGTGGTGTTGTTCACAAAAGGGGAAAAACTGGCTGAATTTGACCTCAGTGAGCAGAAAACCAAAGATACATTTGAACATTtgataagaaaatgtggaaaccGGTGTCATGTTCTCTATGACAACAAGCCACGCAAGCAACAGaacagggaggtgatcaagacaTTAGAGGACATGTCTCTTAAAAACAAATATGAGAATTTCTACGTGGAGCAAGAAGCCACCGATCCTGTAAGGATATCAACCAAGAGGTTGATGAAGAAGATCGCTCTGAAAGGAAACATTTTGAACAAAATTAGAAAACTTTATTCACGTCTATCAATTGAAAATGGCAGATCCAACGAGTCCCTTCAGAATGAAATCAAAAAACTGCAAGAGATCCTTAAACAGAAGGATGAGGATATAACAAGACTACAGTCTTATCTTAATCAGCATTCAGAGACAGACTTTCTCAGTCTGTcaaatatagacagacaggcacagacagactTTCTCAGTCTGTcaaataaagacagacagacacagacagactttCTCAGTCCGTcaaataaagacagacagacacagacagactgtcCAGGACTCCCCGAAGAAAACCAACAGAAACATCCCTTGATGGGAGAAGATAGCAATGAGGACACAAAAGTGGAGAGAAAATACTGGATGaatgaggtgaaggagagggatatagagatagAACAGTTAAAGACTAAGTTGGGAAAGCAAGCCAGCTATGGTACCATTGCAAAACCAGTGAACATGAATGGGAGACAGGACACAAATGGTAAATTCTTCAAGAAACACAAGTTGGCGTTGGAGGACCGTATGGGATTGTTGCGACCCATACTTCGGCTTCTCCAGGAGCGAGGGGTTTTGAATGACGAGGAAAGGCAGGAGGTggacaacaaaacaaacaagacatTGAAGAACCAGGCCCTGCTGGAAATGGTTTTGTTGAAGGGACCTTGTGCCCAAGAGCAGTTCTACCAGGTACTGAGAGAAGTAGACCCTTTCCTGGTAAAGGCCCTGGAAGAGAAGACAAGTTGA
- the LOC124008538 gene encoding uncharacterized protein PF11_0207-like, with the protein MLFTNEKGLMKENMPIDEYITKLKLDWLIEKCEGRYFCLSDINSWKVQSRELIYNLEVNIAENKNENFNIEDIATENKLKKKTSLKKNLEKKYNQLKTHLPSYRKNKKKCESIEIKIEKLEKIIKQKTEEIQELQAQIDQLSSEVKKQTEEDKETREELKQTKEELKQTKEELKQTKEELKQTKEELKQTKEELKQTKEESKQTKEESMQTKESKQAKEESKQTKESKQTKEESKQTKEELKQTKEELKQTKETLKQTQETLKQTQETLKQTQDKLTSTEEMSTNRITKKGKWQNTLSNILCELLEDEFKKLKHFLTEIPSGKLEHAKQLDVTDMMIKAFGFNESITKTRDLMKKIPRNDPAVQDMLEPFLSAIGEAW; encoded by the exons ATGCTGTTCACAAATGAGAAAGGATTGATGAAAGAAAATATGCCTATTGACGAATACATTACTAAACTTAAACTTGACTGGTTGATAGAGAAATGTGAAGGAAGGTATTTTTGTCTTTCCGACATAAATTCATGGAAGGTTCAGAGTAGGGAGCTGATCTACAATTTAGAGGTAAATATAGCTGAGAACAAAAATGAGAATTTCAACATAGAAGATATTGCCACAGAGAATAAACTGAAGAAAAAGACATCTCTGAAAAAAAACCTTGAAAAGAAGTACAACCAACTTAAAACACATCTGCCAAGCTATAGGAAGAATAAGAAAAAATGTGAATCCATTGAGATTAAGATAGAAAAACTGGAGAAGATCATTAAACAGAAGACAGAAGAAATACAAGAGTTACAGGCTCAAATTGATCAGTTAAGTTCAGAAGTAAAGAAACAGACAGAAGAGGACAAAGAAACAAGAGAAGAGTTGAAGCAAACAAAAGAAGAGTTGAAGCAAACAAAAGAAGAGTTGAAGCAAACAAAAGAAGAGTTGAAGCAAACAAAAGAAGAGTTGAAGCAAACAAAAGAAGAGTTGAAGCAAACAAAAGAAGAGTCGAAGCAAACAAAAGAAGAGTCGATGCAAACAAAAGAGTCGAAGCAAGCAAAAGAAGAGTCGAAGCAAACAAAAGAGTCGAAGCAAACAAAAGAAGAGTCGAAGCAAACAAAAGAAGAGTTGAAGCAAACAAAAGAAGAGTTGAAGCAAACAAAAGAAACGTTGAAGCAAACACAAGAAACGTTGAAGCAAACACAAGAAACGTTGAAGCAAACACAAGACAAGTTGACATCAACTGAAGAAATGTCCACTAATA GAATCACCAAAAAGGGGAAGTGGCAGAACACACTTAGCAACATCTTGTGTGAACTCCTTGAAGATGAATTTAAAAAACTGAAGCACTTTTTGACTGAAATCCCCAGCGGAAAACTGGAACATGCAAAACAACTGGATGTAACAGATATGATGATAAAAGCCTTTGGATTTAATGAATCAATCACAAAAACACGAGACCTCATGAAGAAGATACCACGCAATGACCCAGCTGTGCAAGACATGCTGGAGCCCTTCCTGTCAGCAATAGGAGAAGCATGGTGA